The genome window CGCCCCCCCCTCGAAACTTCTCCCCGGAGAAGCACCCCCCACCGGAAGTGCAGGGGCGAGCCAGTCATTCAAGAAAGAGGCGTACGCTTGGCGTCTTGCCCGTGCTAGCCATGGGGGCGCGCTCAGCCTCGCTTTGGGTTGGGGCCatgccgaggaggaggaggcggtggtggtggcggcgacgttgaggggggggggggaggaggaggagggaagcccGGCATTCCCTGCGCAAATCGTGCTGGAGAGAGCGAGCAGAAGGCAGCAGACAataggaagcaagcaagcaaggaaggagggaggcggcggcgggcAACCAGAAAAGGCGCGATGCTGGACCAGCCGCGGGAGCCGCGGGTCCCCGAGCGGGGCAGGGGGCAGCCGGGACGCCTCTCCCCGCGCCTGTCTCCTGCAAAGCGGTGGGCAGCCTTGTGAAGTTGCATGGCCGAAGCAGGAGCCCGGTGAGCCGCATccgtgtggaggaggaggaggaggtggctcgGCTCAGCTGGGCGCAGCAtgccggcatgggggcgcctGCTGCCAGACACGCCGCCCGCGCCTGAGccttggcggggaggggggcagccgccCCTCCGGCTTCTCGGCGTCGGGCTCGAAggcgagggggagaaagagagaggcagggGGGCGATGCGGTCGGGCTCGGCTGGATGCGCCCGGGGAGGCGAAGCGCGCGACGGTGGCGGCGCCGCCAGCCTGTTTCCTGGGCGAGGGCAGCATGTGGAGGAGCgcaggaggaggcggaggcggtgagtgctgaaggagcagccggaTCGCCTCGCTGCCGCCCCTCTTCCCTGTGTGTATGTGCGTCGGGGAGGAAGCGGACCGTCGCCAGGCTCGCTAAATGGCGAACGCCAGCGagctgggaagcagcagcagcccccacctgCCCAGCCCGGGAGGCCTCCTCAGCAGCTCCGGCCTCAAGCTGGCCACCTTGGGCTTGATCCTTTGTGTCAGCCTGGCTGGCAACGTGTTGTTCGCTTGGCTCATCCTGAAGGATCGGCACCTGCACCGCGCCCCCTACTACCTGCTGCTGGACCTCTGCCTGGCGGACGGGCTGCGCTCCCTGGCTTGCTTCCCTTTCGTCATGCTCTCGGTGCACAGCGGGGCGAGCTCCTGGCCTCACGGGCCGCTCGGCTGCAAGGTGCTGGCCTTCCTGGCCGTGCTCTTCTGCTTCCATGCCGCCTTCCTGCTCTTCTGTGTGGGCGTGACCCGCTACATGGCCATCGCGCACCACCGCTTCTATGCCAAGCGCATGACAGGCTGGACCTGCCTGGCTGTGGTGTGCATGGTGTGGACTCTGGCCATGGCCATGGCCTTCCCTCCGGTCTTTGATGTGGGCACCTACAAGTTCATCCGGGAGGAGGAGCAATGCATCTTCGAGCACCGCTATGTCAAGGCCAACGACACCCTGGGTTTCATGCTCATGCTTGCCACTGTAATTGCTGCCACCCACCTGGTCTATGTCAAGCTCCTGTTTTTCATCCATAGCCACCGCAAGATGAAACCTGCTCAGTTGGTGCCAGCCATCAGCCAGAACTGGACTTTCCATGGGCCTGGGGCTACTGGTCAAGCAGCTGCAAACTGGACGGCTGGCTTTGGCCGGGGCCCTACCCCTCCTACCTTGGTGGGCATCAGACAGAACACCACCCATAGCCAGATCAAGAGGCTGCTGGTCCTAGAAGAATTCAAAACAGAGAAGAGGATCTGTAAGATGTTCTACATGATCACTCTTCTGTTTCTGCTGCTCTGGTCCCCTTACATTGTGGCATGTTATCTACGAGTCTTCATCAAGGCGAGCACCATCCCCCAAGTCTATCTGACCACCTCCGTCTGGATGACCTTTGCTCAAGCAGGAGTCAACCCCATCCTGTGCTTCATTTTCAACAAAGAGCTCAGAGTCTGTTTCAGAGctcattttttttgctgccaaagcATACAAAACACCCAAGGCACCATTCTGTGTGATCTGAAGAATTTTGGGATgtagttttattcatttttttttttaaggaaaagataAATTTCTGTGTTTCTCTTTTGGTATATGCACTTGAAAGGTCGCTAACTAAAGAGACACTTTGACTGTTGTATGGTATCCACATTGCTGGGTTTTAAcaggatatttattttatgtacatgTGGATTTGGGGAGCGGGGTAGGGGTTTATAACACAGGACTCCAGATTTCTTGGCTGTTTCTAACACTTGCAGAAAGTTATTCTGATAAGGATTAAAAGGCCATAATTTTGTGGGagttttttggttgtttttttttaaccctacTGGTTTTGATAAAGGCTTAACAATTTTATTCATGCAAGATTTGATAAAGGCCAAAATACAGTTTTATACTAAAGTATTATTTTTGATGACCTCAATATTGTATTACAGTgttagtttttaaaaggaaaccaaGAAGGAAAAACAATACTGTGTTAAGTCTGTTCATGATGGGGGGGAAAGCATTTGGATTAAATTGATTTCAGTATTTTAAGCAGTGACTTTCTAACTTTGCCTGACATGGAAACATGAAATGCAATCCACCTAACCCACACCCTAATTGTACTCAAGGTATTAGGTTATTTCCTGTTGACCGAAAAGGGGTTAGGATTACTTGCTCTGCTGGAGATGTAATTTTGCATTTTCTTGTTGCACTGTTTCTTTGATAATCTCTGAACTGTTTGGAGTACAAAACTgtcaattttaaaagcaaaacaactACTTAATATCACCTTTACAAATGTCAGTATCGGGTTTCTAAATTACACTGAATTTCATATTTTGCTGACTTAATAAGATCTTATCTGCAAACTGGATAGTACTTGTACATTTTGATTGTTTTAATAAAACACTGTCAAATTTTTGTACATGGAATGGCTAGATTCTGGTTTCCTGACTGCTGCTTATAGTTTGTGGTAGACCATCTAAAGTTTTGCTGGTTCTTAAGAGTCTGGCAATCCAAAACACTCACAGTGTAGTCCTAGTTTGATCTATTTCTggtttcaatgggtttagaatgctgtaattctgtttaggattgtactgttaatcaCATTTCAGTGCCATTGTAAGGCTTCTGTGCTCGGACTAAGTCTTAGTGAATCAATGAGATTCCCAACTTCCATCCCAACTTCCAAGCAAATGCGCACAGAGTGGGGTCGCCTGCCACATTTCCTTAAATGTTTAGAACTTGCATATGAGAAAACATGCTTCGATGGTTTGCTAATCAGAAAAGGGAGCATAAATTTTACAGAAAGTTGAAATTCATGCTAATAAAATGCGCCTAAATAGActgacaaccccacccccagctgctaaaaccaatttccatttaaaaacaaaaacaaaactgttcATCTGTTTAATGGCAGCAGAGTCCCTGGATAATTGTGGATCGCTAATTTTAGCGGACAAAGTGGTTCCTGTATGTAATTGCTTAGCAGTTTATCTGCCTTGCACTGTTATGTGagagattatttttaaattattaatgtccTGGGATTGTAAAAATGACAGATGATGCAGTAAAAAGTGTCTATATATATAACTGCACTAACAGTTACTTTCTTTTTGCTATGTTTACCATAAAACACAGATAGGATATATCTcccatttgatttaaaaaaaaaaccaccaataGGGTTAATGTCAAAGTGACTGTTTAACTTTCTTTCACAGCAGTTCATGCCATGGTATATTTTTATTCCAGTGCAAAGATGtaaattttttttgcagcttttgaAGCTATGGGAGATAAAATCTGTCTCTCTTACCCAGTGTTTTGTTTATTGTTGGAGAAACTGAAAAGGGCAGAatggaagtttttaaaatatttacttttatGTAATCTTCACTATTTGAGGAACGTGAAATATATTTTGTGTAATTTagcacctgattttttttctgtttatggaatttaaagttttgttttgttgaaaaCAATAATTCTAAATATGCCAAGTGTTAAATAGCACCAGCAGGCTAGGTAACATCCTAAACAGAGCTGGCTTCCATGGGCTGAAAAAGTTATGGCATTAAATAAATCTTAGTTTTGTGACTTGggaaaatagtttaaaataatgTCCCTCCTCTGTGCTCCCTGACTATCAACATGATAGTCAACCAAAGGAAATTGTTTGTTTATATAGGTTTGGAACACTATGCAGGCATTAACATTAATGTAGAGCAAGTGTGTTTCAGTGGTTAAGAacggcgaactctaatctggagaaccgagtttgatcccCCTCTCCTCCGTATGAGTCAAGgcctcttatctagtgaactggatttatctccctgttcctacacatgaagcctgctgggtgaccttgggctagtcacagttctctcagaactctctcagccccacctgcctcacaaggtgtctgttgaggggaagggaagatgattgtaggCCACTGAGActtctttcagtagagaaaagtggggtataaaactatTTCTTCTACAGCAGCATGGATCTACATTTACTCCATTTCCATGTCTGTGCAACTTAAAGAATGCATGGAACCTTAAGACAGGTGGAATAGTGAAAAGAGAACACTGCATAagaagtttggttttatacctcacttttctcaactgtaaggaatctcaaagtggcttacaaaccccttcccctccccacaacagattacctcacaagggctgagagagttttaagaaaactgtgactagcccaaggttatttagcaggcttcatgtggaggaatggggaaacaaacctggttcaccagattagagtctgccactcatgtggaggagaggagaatcaaatctggttcatcagattagggTCTTGATTagtgctctgaaccactatacaaAGCTGACCAGCCAAAATTCCCCCCAAAGTGTGTGGAGCATAGTGCTATAATTTCTTCACAGAAGACTTACACACAATCTGCCTCAATTCCAGATGCAACTAAGACACCCAACTCCACTGTTGTGAGTACAGCTGTAAAGAAcagggcccagtggtgggattcaaataatttaacaaccggttccggtggtgggattcaaataatttaacaactggttgtatacaagcgccattttaacaaccggttctgccaaaatggtgccaacctgttgaatcccaccattgacaGGGCCCTCCCAACAGGTAACCCATGGAGGGCAAGCTTATAACTCCAAGTGGGACTTCCAAGCCCCATTTCCCTCACTACAAGGCAGAGTGCCCTCTCCTCTTGAAATCTGGATGCCTGCTTGCGAAAAGCTCCCTTACTACACATGTTGGTACAACAACACTGAAGTATGATGTGATTTTATGGTTTTTACAGTCCAGAACAAAGTtgctccaatctaagcccattgacttcagtgagtgtagactggagtaactctgttctgaaTTGCACTGAATTGAACTGTTAATGTCTTGACAGTCTTAGTAGCCCTTGTTTCTTTCTACAACAACTTTCCCGCACATTGGTACACCATAACATGCCACCAGCAAGGCCTGCTGCAGTGACAAGCTGAAAGTCTGCTGCAGAGTGGCATATACGTGAAAGTGCACTAGGTATCTGAGATTTAATACGTTGAGGAaatctccatattcagaggcatgaaACCTGGGATAGCAGGTGCGAGGAGACtacatcaagggaaggccttggcctctgcccAGTTGGTTGATCTTTGagggcaactggttgaccacttTGTGAAACTGAATGCAGTACCAGCTGGATCAACAGTTTGATTCCACACTGTAACTCTTACATTCCTCGATGAAGTGCCATTGCCACACGCTAGTTGGTACTTTCCCTGCATGGTTAAAGGAGCATTGTTTGAAAGCAGCTTTGTGATTGTTAGGTGGTGACACAGTCATTGGGGACTCTGAGCGCCTGCCGGTGTTACTTTGTTGTAGTATTATTGCTGCAAATAATATTGTGCTTGCCCATCAGAATTTCCCTATACTATCTCAAGCTTTCTACTTTAGAGCACGAGTGGGATTGATTATACGGCCATCGGTGACCTCATTTTAACACCACTGAATATATAATGAAAATACAATTCTGTTGCAGTCCAAAAGTCTGAAAGACCTGCCTGTTGTCGAATCTCTTATCTATTTCATTGTGAGAAAAATATTGTGTTTTAGGAGGTGACAGAAAAAATTACATGAACAGTAGACTTAACTCACATGTGGTATTGCTCTGGGAAACCACAGCTATTACTCCACTTAGCAGGACTGAGTAAAATTATTCTAATTCTGAACTTTTAATATGTAGGAATAGGGGAATTGACTGGACTTTTCCTAGGGTAGCAGCTCCCCATCATTGTTAGTAGGATTATATTATATATCTTTCTGGAATTTGACCAACATACTTCAGTCTTCATCTTGCATATCTCTGATGCTCCTTCATACTTTCTGCAGTCTGTTTAAGAAAATGGGTAGAGAAATTTCTTGAGTGCCTCCTAAATTGCACATTTTTGGTTATGTCTAAAATGGCAATAGTAAACCAAATCAGTGTATCTACTGTGTGGCCTGAACTGGTGTCGATCTGATGActggaggaaagaggaaagagaaagattAATCTTAATATAGTAAAAGTAGCTGGTCTGAAAATCTGGGTCCTGATGTGATTAAAGAATTTAATCCCAGCAGCAGCATAGTATGTCAAATACAGGAAATGGCAGTCACAGCTGTACTATCATTTCCTTGTGTCAGTTCTGACATAACATTTAACTTCGCAAGAACTCTTAGGAATCATTTCATGGAGACATTCATGTGGAGAACATTGTGCTGGGACTCTTCCATGTagattctttttctttaaaaaaaacccctagaattGGCATATTAATTATGATGTTTGCCCCTTGATGGGCCCAAAGTAGGGAAGAGCAATGAAAGTGGAAATCTGCCCACAGTCAGAAAACGGTTCAGTGAAAAATCAGACTTGGAAAAATCTGAGGGAAGTGTTCTCTTTGATTcaatttattcatttagaaaTAGTCAATAGCCACCTTTGCTCAGGCTGTGTGTGTTAACTAGGACATGTAGACAAGCATACATAATATTAAAACATCAAAACCACACAAATCATTATCACCAGTAAATCACCATCATCAaatcatcaggaaaaaaaaatacctaaCAATGATTAAAATGTCCTTTTCATGTATAGAATCCTTTCAAAGCTCTAAGAGTAGAACAAAATCTTATACCCACAATCTTTCAGTTAACCCAGTTTTGGCACATGGTTTGAATTCATCTTTCCCTTGGGTTATTCTCACTATATTTGCACATAATGTACAGTTGGCTGGTCATTGCAAGAAGATGAAATAAAGAAAAGCGGAGATGGAAGAAATGAAACATATTTTCCAATATGTAGCATTACACCTACAGATTGTTTTTGTTACTTATCAGTGAATCATGTATTCTTTTTTCATTAACagcctctgtgtttgtgtgtgtgtgtgtgtgtgtgtgtgtgtgtgtgtgtgtgtgtgtgtttgctttaaGGCAGTTTATGGATCGTACAGGATAAATATTTGTCTCTCGTTTCTCTCAGTCTTTAACAAAAACTGGCATTTAAGCAGGTTGTCATTTACAAAAATCAAAAAAGCTCGCCTGCTGAAAAAGATCTGAACTGGAAGTCATGGTGATTTGTGACAGCTAGAGAGAGTGGAGTGATTTAGTAGAATATTACTTCACTCCATCAAAGTCTCTTCCCATCTGTCACCTAGACTCTACATCAACGACAAAAAGCTTTGGACCACCATATGCATTTACAAACTTTCACTACTTATGGTGCGAGTGGGACTGATGTGAATATGGTTCGGTTAAATTGCCATCTTTGTATTTATGGCGTGCTGGAGGATTCTATTAATTGATTAATTTGTAATATTCTTATTGTTTTTAATACGTGTGTCAGAAGTCCTGACCCTGACCCAGGGAATGCagaatattaaatcaaatcaataataaaaaaataaataaagttgggaTGTAGTAGTTAGAATAACAGACTAGAATCTACGAGATCTTGGCTCAGTTCTTCACTCTGTCACAAAGTTTGCTGGGTCACCTCACAGTGGAGGAAAATACAACTCTGGGTCCTAGGACAAACAACcgaataaaaatgtaaaggtaaagatagtcccctgtgcaagcacagggtcattactgacccatggggtgatattgcatcatgacatttactaggttGATTATGtttacgaggtggtttgccaatgccttcccgagtcatctacactttatcacCAGCAAGCAggatattcattttaccaaccttggaaagatggaaggctgaatcaacattgagccagctacctgagaCCAACTTTAGTTGGGGTTGAACACacgttgtgagcagagttttgactacattactgcagtttaccactctgtatTACGGGGCTGCTAGGAATAAATATGTATTAGATAAATATGATCatgtaggaaaaaaatgttttcacctTTTGTAAATGTACAAGTACAAATGTTTCCAGAAGACAGATACCACCAACTCAACAAACTTATTTGTTATTCATAGAAACATAAAATCTTGTTTCTTTTCCATAACTTTCCATTTTTGTGTTACAGAAATCTGCTGGAAAGCAGATTCGATATTGTCAACATCTtgccagccagcgtggtgtagtggttaagagcaggtgcactctaatctggagaacaggggtttgattccccaccctgctacttgaactgtgaaggctgatctggtgaaccagattagcctgtgcactccaaaacatgccagctgggtgaccttgggctagtcacagttcttcggagctctctcagccccacccacctcacacggtgtttgttttgaggggggaagagaaaggagattgtgagactctttgagtctccttacaggatataaatccaaactcttattattattatgtaaatTAGATTCTTATTTAAATGAAAGGAATCTTAgcatcttctgtttcttctgaagGTCCATCTGTGCAACGGACACACATTTTGGAAGAATGAGGGTACAAGCGGGAGGCATTGGAACTGTATGCTATCATCGTGTCTCATTATGCTGATAAGGCTTACTAGTCAGGAATCCCTTTACGAAGCACGCTAGAAATATTCTGTAATGAAGAACTACAAATTCTAGCCAAGCTCAGGTGATCCAATGTACACCTGTTGGGTTCAGTGAAGCCATGCTCAAATACTAGCATTGCTAAGTTAAAAAGCTATGTCACTTGGTAAGTGTCACTAAGCATAAGATCAAAAGGAATTAGTGGGGCAGCTTATTTTCACCTTTTTGAAGCACCCCATATGCGAGGTAATATATGCAAataaggtaaatgtgcacttcaaTCTAGATAAAGTTGTGAAAAATAGCAAGATGGTATTTTAAACCAGAACCTCAAATCAGACTGAAGTATAGGCTTCCATTCTATCCTTGTCTCTCCTACTTTCTCTTGTATTTATTGCTGTTGCTATATTTATACACCATCATTAGGATAAATGGTACTATACTGAATTTTATAAGGACAGTACAGGGGGAGTTAGTCCTTCaaatagaagagttggatttatatcccccctttctctcctgtaagga of Sphaerodactylus townsendi isolate TG3544 linkage group LG03, MPM_Stown_v2.3, whole genome shotgun sequence contains these proteins:
- the GPR27 gene encoding probable G-protein coupled receptor 27 yields the protein MANASELGSSSSPHLPSPGGLLSSSGLKLATLGLILCVSLAGNVLFAWLILKDRHLHRAPYYLLLDLCLADGLRSLACFPFVMLSVHSGASSWPHGPLGCKVLAFLAVLFCFHAAFLLFCVGVTRYMAIAHHRFYAKRMTGWTCLAVVCMVWTLAMAMAFPPVFDVGTYKFIREEEQCIFEHRYVKANDTLGFMLMLATVIAATHLVYVKLLFFIHSHRKMKPAQLVPAISQNWTFHGPGATGQAAANWTAGFGRGPTPPTLVGIRQNTTHSQIKRLLVLEEFKTEKRICKMFYMITLLFLLLWSPYIVACYLRVFIKASTIPQVYLTTSVWMTFAQAGVNPILCFIFNKELRVCFRAHFFCCQSIQNTQGTILCDLKNFGM